The following is a genomic window from Pirellulales bacterium.
GACTCCATGGCCGCCAGCCGCGTGCGCGACATTTCAACCCGCACCTGCTTGGCCGCCTCGTGCAAACGCGCGCCGCCGAGCGGTCCGCGCAGCGAGGGCCAGGCGATGCCAACCATCGCCACGATCAACCCCAGCACGAGCAACAGCTCGAGCAGGGTGAAGGCGCGGCGAGACCGTCTCGATCCCCTACGCGACACGACTGGGCCAGCCCGCCGTGTCGCACCGTGGTCAACTCTCGGATGTCTCTCTCGCATGCGTTCCCCTTAACGACTGGCCGTTTGCGTACCATTTGCCTCGGGATTCCAGTTGCCGATGTCGTCTTCGGTGCCATCTTCACCGTCGGGACCCATCGACCAGATGTCGGGGAAATCGCTGGTGTTGTGCGTGGGGGGATAGGCGTACTGATAGTCGTGCCCCCAGGGATCCTGCGGAATGCTGGAGTCGAGGTAAGGACCTTTCCACTGCTCGGGATTCTCCATCTCGGCCGGTTCCTCGTGCAGCGCGACGAGGCCCTGCTCGGTCGTCGGATAACCGTTCATGTCGAGCGCGAACATCTCGAGCGGCGATTTGAACAAACCGATCTGGCTCTTGGCGGCGTTGATGTTCGCCTTCTTCTGCGTCCCCATGAAACGCGGCGCCACCAGGCCCAGCAGGATCACGAGGATCGCCATGACCAGGAGCAGTTCCATCAACGTAAAACCTTGACGCGCCACCGGGCGGCGAGTTCTGCGTGACATGTTCTTCTTCTCCCTAATACAGGTTGCAGGATGTTGGGAAAGACGCGACGGTCTCTCCGCGGGGATGACTCGAATGGTTGCGTTTAACCGATCGTGGCACTCATCTGAAACACGGGCAGCAGCAGTGCAATCACGACGCACAAAATGACACTGGCCATCACGAGCAGCATCGCCGGCTCGATCAGGCGCACCATGAGATCGAGCTGGCGGCTCGTCCGGCGGTCCAACCCGTCGGCGATGTTCACCAGCACGTTCTCGAGATTGTTCGACTCCTCGGCGACGCTGATCATCTCGACCACCGTCTGGGGAAACAGCCCGCACGAGGCCAACGGCCCCGCCAGCGTCTGTCCCGAGGAAATGTTCTCGCCCGCTTGTTGGATGGCCTGGGCCATGACGCGATTGCCGGTCGAATCGCTGCTGATCTCGAGCGACTTGAGGATCGGCACGCCATTGTGCAGCAGCGTGCCCAGCACGCGGCAGAAGCGCGACACCGCCAGGTTCAAGAAGATCGGCCCGGCCACGGGGACCTTGATCTTCAAGCGATCGCGCACGAGGCGCCCCTTCTCGGTCTTGAGCTGCTGGCGGATCCAAAGGACCACGCCGATGGCCAGGGCGACGAGCAAGAGCCCGTAGCGACCGATGAAATCGCTCGTGCCCAGGAGGGCGGTCGTCATGAAGGGCAACTCGCCGCGTTCTTCCAAGCGGGCGAACAATTCGGCGAACTTCGGCACGAAGAAGACGATCAGCACCGTTACCGCGGACGATCCGGCAATCGCTAACAGCGCGGGATACGTGAGCGCGCCGACGACGCGGCTCTTGAGTTCTTCCTGCTGTTCGATGAAGTCGGCCGTGCGCTGCAGCACGTCTTCGAGAAAGCCCCCTTCGCCGCCGGCGCGGACCATGCTCACGGTCAACTCGTTGAAGACCTGCGGATGCCGCGCAAAGGCCGCATCGAGCGTCGAGCCTTCGGAGACCTGCGTCCGCACGTCCCCCATCACTTCGGTCAGCAGCGGGTTCGACGACTGCCTGGCCAGAATCTCGAGCGACCGCATCAGGGGCACGCCGCTCTTCATCAAGTCGGCCATCTGCGCGAGCGTCGCCGCGAGGGCCTGTTGCTTGACCTTCTTCGGTTTCTGCAACGCCGCCAAGCGCGAGGTCTTCTCCTGCACGAGCCGCAACGGGAACAGCGCGCGATCGCCCAGCAGCACGAGCGCCTCGCGCTGCGTGGCAGCGGAGATCGTGCCGGCCACTTCCTGGCCTTGGGCGTTGCGGGCGGTGTAAGCGAAGTCGGGCATCGGCAGCAGAAACAAGGGTGGTGTCTGAAGAAAGATTCCGTCGAATCAGGCTTCCATCAAGTTCAGTGGCACAGGCTACCAGCCTGTGAAATTTTCTTTATCCCTGCTCATTCATGCACAGGCCGGCGGCCTGTGCCACTTTTCTTCCAGGTTGTTTGAAGGTCTCTTTTCTTGGACTGAAATCAGTCGGCCTTCGACACGCGCATGACCTCTTCCACGGTCGTCCGGCCCCACAGCACTTTGCGCCAGCCATCCTGACGCAGGGTCCGCATGCCGGCGGCCATGGCGGCCTGCTTGACGCGGAACGAGCTGGCACGCTCGGTCGCCAGGTTGCGAATTTCTTCGTTGGCGACGAGCAATTCGTACAGGCCGGCGCGCCCGCGATACCCCGTGCCGCGGCATTCGCGGCACCCCGCGGCACGATAGATCGGCGCGTCGGACGCGAGACACTCCTCGAGCGGAAAATCGGCCGGCACGTCGTCCTCCGTCGGCGAGAACGCTTCGCGGCAAGCCGGGCACAAGGTTCGCACCAGGCGCTGCGCCATCACGCCCTCGACCGTGCTGGCCACGAGGAACGGTTCGACGCCGATATCGCACAAGCGCATGAACGCGCCGGCGGCATCGTTCGTGTGCAACGTGCTGAAGACCATGTGACCGGTGAGAGACGCCTGCACGGCGATCTCCGCCGTCTCGACGTCGCGAATTTCGCCCACCAGCACCACATCGGGATCGTGACGCAAGATGCTCCGCAGCGCCGCGGCAAAGGTCAGCCCGATCTTGGCGTGTACCTGAATCTGGCTGATGCCGGGCAATTGGTACTCGACCGGGTCCTCGGTCGTGATGATCTTCGTGTCTTCGCTCTTGATCTCGTTGAGCGCGCTGTAGAGCGTGGTCGTCTTACCGGAGCCGGTCGGACCGGTCACCAGCAGAATGCCGTGCGGCAAGGTGATCAGACGCTGGAAATCGGCGTAGATATCCTCGTCCATGCCGATGCCGCGCAGGTCGAACTTCATCTTGTCCTTGTCCAGGACACGCATGACGATCCCTTCGCCATGCAGCATGGGGATGATCGACACGCGGACATCGACCTCGCGTCCCGCCACCTTCAGCTTGATGCGGCCATCCTGCGGCAAGCGTTTCTCGGCGATGTTCATGTGGGCCATGATCTTCAGACGGCTGACGATCGCGGCCTGGAACTGGTTGATCTCCGGGGGGGTCGGTTGCGGCTGCAGCACGCCGTCGATGCGGTAGCGAATCTTCATGCCAGTGGCATGCGCCTCGATGTGAATATCGCTCGTCCGCGATTCGATCGCCTCGACGAGAATCTCATTCACCAGGCGCACGACCGAGGCCTCTTGCGCCATCTCGGCCGCTTCGGAGCCGTCGAGCTCGAGCTCGTCGAGCACCTCGACCGTGCTCGACTGGTCCTGCCGCTGCGCGATCAGATTGTCGATCGTCTCCGAACCGACGCCGAAGTTCGCCTTGATCAGCTTGCCGATCTCGTCGCTGACGGAGAGCACCGGCGTGACGCTCAAACCGGTGGCCGCCGCCACGGCGTCCAGCGCGTAGAGATCGAAGGGATCGCTGGTGGCCACGACGAGCGAGCCGTTCGTCTGGCTGAGGGGAAACACCGCGTGGCGGTGGATGAGCTTGGCCGGCAGGCTGGCCAGCAGCGTGCGATCGACCTCGAAATTGCTCAGATCGATGAACTCGAGCCCCAGTCCGTCCGCCAGCACCCGGAGCACTTCTTCCTCGCGAGCAAACCCCATCTGCACGGCCAACTGGTCGAGGCGCGCGCCATCGCCGGCGTGCGAGCGCGCCACTTCGAGCTGTTGGGCGTCGAGAAGGCCCTTCTCGACGAGCAGTTGGCCGGCATCCATGGCGTCGCCTCAAGGTGTTCTGGCCACTCGGAAAGTGGATCCCGAGCGTCGGCAATTCCAGCGGCAGGAGTCGTGCGACATCCGTTTCGCGACTTGCCACTAGTGGTTCAGTCCACTACGCGCCGGCCCGATCTCGTCCGGCGATTCGCGTCTGGCACTCTGTCGAGGCACGCAGGCTGGGGTGGAGCGTGCCGCATCTCCGGGGGTGGGACGACTGTGGGTCGTCTCGTTGGGGTGGGGTCAGCAGGCGAATAACCGCCCGTCGACATCGCATGCAGCCTAGTTGATCCGTTCCGGCCGAGTCAAGCCAGAACTTGATGAAAAGGGCGTTTGCCGGCCACCCGCCCGGGCCCGCCGGCATCGACTTATATCTTTAGCTCGTAAATGTTTCGGCGCCGTGCTGGCAACATTTGATGGCGAGAAGTTCGCCACCCCTCGTCCTGGCTGGGTATAATCTCGGTACTATGCCAAAACCGACTCGATTCTCGCCTCTGCAATTCTGGTTCCCGGCCGTCTCGGTGGGCGCCCTGACGATTGTTCTGTGGGGTGCTGCCGAGGGCGCCGCGCAAGAGCCGGGCCAGCCCACGCGCGGCAGCGCCGCGACGCGTGGCGCCGGGCGAGCGCCGCAGGTTTCGGACGGCATCTCGGGCAAGGTGCTCCGCTATGCGAGCAAGCTCGTCGCCAAGCATGACGCCGATCTCGACGGCAGACTGCAAGAGCCCGAGTGGCGGCGCATGTCGGGCACGCCGCGGCTGGCCGATCTCGACGGCGATGGGATCATCACCGTCCATGAACTGGCCCAGCGGGTCGCCAGCTACAGCCGCCAACGCACGTTGCGCCTGATGCCGGCCCGCGAGGCCGAAGAACTCCCCGTGGCCAGCGCCGAGGAACCTGCCGCCGAAGACAACGAGGCCACGGTCGCCCTGGAAGGTCCGATGGCGAACCCTGCTCCCGAGGCCGCCGCAGCCGGCAATCCCGCGCCGGGCGGCAATGCCGACAACACCGACCAGAACCCCGATCGTCGTCGGACGAAGAAGTCGAAGCAGTTTTTCGTCCCTACCTCGCGACTGCCGAAGGGGGTCGCCAAGTGGTTCAGCGAACGCGACGCCAATGGCGACGGACAGGTGAGCATGGTCGAGTATTCGTCGAAGTGGTCGCAAGCCGAGGCACTCGAATTCGCCCGCTACGACAAGAACGGCGACGGCATTATCACGCCCGACGAAGCAACGACGGGCACGCCCAAGCGGACCAAGAACGAGCCCGCCCCCACGGCCTCGGCCGATGCGGGGAATCTACCCGCGGGCGCCACCGCGCCATAGGGGGGGGATTGAGCGCGTGGCGACCGTTCAGCTTGAGCGCACCGCGGGAGCCTATCTTGAAGAGCGCGGCACGCGTCGCGGCACGCGTCGCGGACGCGGCCGGCTGCCTCCCCCGCCGCCAAAGCCACTTTGGCCGCTGAGCCGGCCGATCGCCTCTTCCACGGCCAGGATATTCGTCTTCTTCAGCGGCACCACGCGCACCGTGCGGGCCGGATCGGCCGCCGCCTCGTCGAGCGAGTGTACCAATTGCTCGACCTCGACCAGCAGCGGGCCGGGCGCCAGCACGATGATCGAATTGGTCAGTTGATCCACGGCCAAGGTCATCAGCGGGCCCGAGCTCGAAGCCCCCAGTTGCTGCAACACGCTCGCCAGCTCGCGCGGCACGCCGCTAGGAATCGGCAGCTTCGCCCCGCCCGACGTGAGCTGCGTCTGGTAGACATCGCGCAGCACGTCTTCGATCTCTTCGGCCCGGGCGTTGTGGATCTGGATCTGCTTGGGCTTCGTGGCCACGAGCGTATCGGGCACGTCGGCCGAATCGAGTACCTCGAGCAGCGCCTCGATCGCGCGGAGATCGGCCTGTCCGGCCTGCACGATCAGGGCGTTGAGCCGCGTGTCGGGCACGATCGTGACGATGCCGCTGCCCCGTCCGCCGAAAAATCCGCCGCGGAAGAGCTTTTGCAACGTGTCGGCCATGTCGGCGGCGTTGGCGCTCTTCAGGTTGAAGACGGTGAACTCGCGTCCCGGGCGCCCTCCACCACTTTGCGCCAGGTTGCGCAACAGCGCCTCGAATTGATCGAGCGCCTCGAGATCGTCGGAGCTGATCGTAATGCGGTCGTTGCTCGGGGCGACAATAATCGGCGGGGGCGTCGGTTCAACCAGTTCGCTCGGCGGCTGGATCGATTCTGCTTCTTCCTCGTCCGCCGCAGGCTCGGCGGCCACTTCGCTGGTCGCGGGATCGGCCTCGGCAAGCTGGCAGACCCCATCGAGCGGTTCACCATCGATCCCCGACGTGTCCGGCGAATCGGGGGCGGGTGCTGGCGGAGCGGGGGGCTGCGTTTCGCGGCTTTCACGCAGCGTGGGGGCCACGGCCGACGGGGTAACCACGCGGATCGGATTCTTGCGCAACTGCGGCCACACGCGCGACAACTCGGCCATCGCCGAGTCGATCTCTTGTCGTCCCATGCGAATGACGCGTAGCTTGCCCCCCCCCGAGCTGCCGGCGGGAATCTCGACGAGCAGGGGTTCGCCCATCTTGGCCAACAGGCTGCGAATCTCTTTCAATTGCGCGGCGCTGCCGCGGACCACGAGCTGCCCCGTGGCGGCGTCCGAATCGATCTTGGGCGGATCTTCGCCTCCAAATCGATTGCCGTCGTCGTCGAACAAACGCTCGATCGCCATCTGTGCCGTAAAGGGATCGACCACCGTCAGCGGAAAGACTTCGAGCTCCTGCGGGGCGGTCTGCATTTGCTCGATGGTCTGGCGAATGATGCGTTGCTGGTCGGGACGCGCCAGCGCTACCAGGTGCTTGCTCCGCCGCGATGCGCTCAGCTTCACCTCGGGCGACTTCACGAACAGCGGCGTCAGGGCTTCGAGCACCGTATACGATTCGGCCGTGCCCAAGGGATGCACTTCGAGCTGCACGGTAGCCTCGGGCGTGCCGGTGCCTTCGATCTCTTCGATCACCGAGCGGATCTTTTCCTGCTGCGACGGCGGCGCCCAGGCAATCAGCTTCTGCGTGGTGGGGTCGAGCGAGAAGCGAATCTCGGGACGCGTGGCGTAAAGCGTCGTGAGCGTGCTGTAGACGTTCGTGGCCAGCGAGATCTGCAAGGGATAGACCTTCACCTCGGGCACTTCTCCCGCGGCGGCCGGATGATCCATTTCGGCCACGGCCGCGGCGAGTCGTTCGTGCTCGGCGGGGAGCGCCGTGGCGACGATCCCCCCCTGCCGCGTATCGATGGCGATCCGCGCCGTCGGCACGAGCGCCTGCATCGTCGAGAGTGCCGCCGTCGGATCGGCCGCTTCGAGTCGGTAGACCTTGGCGATCGGCTTCTGGTCTTCCGTATTGCCGGCGTTCAATTGTTCGATCGCTTCGCGAATCGCGGCGTGCTCGTCGGCGGTCCCCCAGGCCAGCACGCTGTGCGACCTGGCATCGCTCAAGACGCGGGCGTCTTTGACCACGCTCTGCAGCATGACCACCAGCGAGCTCGGATCGGCGTCGCCAATGGGATAGACCGAAAGCGTACGCTGCAACTCGGCGCTCGGCTGCTCTTCCATCTGGGCGATGGCCCGCTCGAGCGCCGCATGGTCCTCGGGCGTGCCCCAGGCCACCACGCTGCCCGTGTTCGCGTCGATCGCCACGCGCGCCGTCGGCACGAGCGTTTGCAGCACGTAGAGCGACGTGGCTCCGTTGGCGCGGCGCAGCGGATAGACCACCACGGTGGGCGTTTTCTCGGGAGGCAGCTTACTGTCCATCTGCTCGACGGCGGCCCGGATCGTCTCGTGATCGGCGGGGGTCGCCCACGCCGCCAGGCTCTGATTCGTGCGATCGGCCGAGAGCCGCGCATTCGGCACCACGGCCTGCAGCATCGTGGCCAGTGGCACGGGATCCGCCTTTTGAACCGGGTAGACGACGATCCGCGGCCGTTCGCCTTCAGCCGGCAGATCGGCATCCATCGATTCGATCGTCGCCCGCGCTGTGGCCTGATCGCGCGGCTTGGCGACCACGATAATCTGTCGAGTCTCCGGCTCGACGATGACCTGTGCCTCGGGCAACAAGGTTCGCAGAACGGGCAGCGCCGACTGAGGATTGAAACGCTCGAGTCGGTAGGTGGTCATCACCGCCTGCTCCTCGGGGGGGAGCTCGCGGTCGAGTTGCGAGATGATCGTGGCGATCGTGGCGTGCTGGTCGGGCTGGGCCCAGATCGCGATCTCGCCCGTCGTCGCGTCGGGAATCACGCGAATGCCCGGCAATTGCTCGCCGAGCGTCGACAGGGCCGTCGTCACCTTGCGGTGATTCGCCAGCGACACCTTGTGAGTCTGCAGTTCATCCTCGGTCTCTTTCGGCGTGGCCTTTTCGACCTGCTCGACGGTCGCGCGGACCGTTTCCTGATCGGCGGGCGTGGCGATCACGCTCAGACGCTTGGCCTTCTGATCGAACGTGGCTTGCGCTTTCGGGACTACTTTCGCCAGCAACGTCGTTAGCTCGGCCACGTCGTCGAACGTCAGTTGATAGACCTGCAACTGCGGCACCTGCTCGGCCGGCACATCGACGTCGAGCCGGGCGATCAGCTCTTTGATCCGCTCGTGATCGGTGGGCGTCGCAAAGGCCACCACGCGCCCCGCACTGCCACCAGCCGAAATGCGCGCCTCGGGCACGAGCGCCGCGAGCGCCGCCACCATCGTCGCCGGTTCGGCCTTGTGCAGGGTGTACACCTCGAGCGTGCGGTCGCGGTCGGCCGAGTCCGTATCCAACTGGCTCACGGCGCCCGCGATCAACTCCTGATCTCCCGGCGTGGCCCACGCGGCCAGGCTTCCCGTCTTCGGATCGATCGCCAGGCGCGCACTCGGCGTGACCTGCATGAGAAAATCGAGGATGCTGCGCGCATTGCCCGCCCGCAGCGGATAGACCTTGAGCTCCGGCTTCTTGTCGGCCGGGGCCTCCTTGCGCATCTCGTCCATCGCCAGTTGAATGCCCGCGTGCTGCGTGGGCGTGGCAAACACGGCGATCTGTCCCAGTCGCTGGTCGAGGGCGGCCTTGGCGTCGGGCATGAGCGCCTTGATCATCTCGAGCGCCACGGCGGCGTCGATCGCGTCGAGCGGATATGCCACGAGCACCGACTTCTCGGGCTCGCCTGGCTTGGCCGAAGGCACCGCACTCGAGGGGAGAGGCATCGATTCAATCACCGCCGCGATCGAGCGCATCTTGCCGGCCGTATCGGTCACCAGGATCTGCCGCGTTGCCGTTAATGGGGTCGCTTTGCCTTGCGGCCCCAGCAGCGGCGTGATTTCGGCCGTCACCTGCGCGGGATCGCGCGTCTCGACCGGAAACAGCACGCTCACGATCTCGAACTTGCCACGGTCGGTCAGTTCTTCGAGCGTGACTCGCGGCACGAGATCGCCCGGCACCCCCTCGGTCACGTTGAGCAACATGAGCATGTTGTCGCGGCGAATGAGCGTGTACCCCTTGGTCAGCAGCACGCCGTTGAGCAGGTCGATGGCGTCGGCCACCGTGTACTCGCGCGAGTCGGTGTAGTTGAACGAACCGGGGGGAGGCGCATCGAGCACCAGCGATAGCCCCGCCTGATCGGCAAACCAGCTCAGCACGTCGGTCCAGGGCTGAAAGCGGAAGCTGAAGCGCAGCTTCTTTTCTGTCGGCGCTTCGACAGCGGGGCGCAATTTGCCCGCCGCGATCATGCGCTGCCAGGCGGCCCGCTGGTCCTCGGTCAGGACGGCGGCCAGTTGAGTTTCGACGGCCGCGATAATCTCGGGACGCTTCGACTCCGGCGCGTCGCGCAGCGATTCGGCACGTTCGGCCACGAGCTTGCGAATCTTGGTCGACTGCGCCTCACTCAGGCCGAGTTGCTGCGCAATCGCGGGGTCGATCAGTGCCACGTAGCTGGGACCTTCGGCCGTGGGGGCCGGCGCTGCCGGAGTGGCTGCCGGCGCAGGCGCCGTAGGGGGCGTGGGCTCAGTGGCCGCTGGTGTCGAGGGCTCCTGCGCGCGCAGCACGACCGGGTTGCCAGCGACGAGCAGACAGAGCAGCAAACCCAGCAGCGCGATCAGAGATCCCGTGCGAAACGGGAAGGCAAGGCATGACACGATCCAGGCTCCCAGGGGGTGGGATGTCGGCAGGCGGGCGTAGCGAGTACGGGCACCACCAGGGGTACCACCCCTCATGGTAGTCGCCGGGCACGCCCCATGCCAGCGCGAAGTGGTACGAAAAGCCCCTGGTTTCAGGCTCTTTCTAGCTCTCGAGTTAATCTTGCCAGCAGCATTGCGGTAATCAAAGAGAGGGATTTGCCGAAGTCCACCTGAACGGTACCCGGAGATTCGCGATGAAGAGCCCCGGTCGTGTCGTGGTCGCCGGAGGCAGCGGCTTTCTCGGCGTCTCGCTGGCGAAGCACCTGGCCGATCTCGGCTGGTCGGTCGTCGTACTCTCGCGTCATCGGCCGAACATCACCGGACCGTGGCGACATGTAAGCTGGGACGCCCGCCACCTGGGCGATTGGGTGCAGCAACTGGAGGGCGCAAGCGGTCTGGTGAATCTCGTCGGCCGAAGTGTCGATTGCATCAAGACCCCCGATCACCAGGATGAGATTCTCCGCTCACGTGTCGAGGCGACCCACGTGCTCGGACGTGCCGTCCGCGCAATCGAAAACGCTCCACCGGTTTGGGTCCAGATGAGCACGGCGCACCTTTACGGCGATCCGCCACAGATGACGTGTAGCGAGGATTCGCCGTTCGGCTATGGCTTTGCCCCCACGATCGGGCAAGCCTGGGAGACCACGTTTGCCGAAAGCGTGCTGCCCACCCAGCGTGCTGTGATTCTGCGTACGAGTTTCGTGATCGGTCGCGATCGAGGAGCCGGCGGCGGTGCCTTATCTCGCCTGCTGACGCTGGTCCGTTGCGGCCTGGGGGGCAAGGTCGGATCGGGCACGCAAGGAATGAGTTGGATCCACGAGACCGACTTGAACCGCTTATTCGAACGTGCCCTGACCGATCGCAGCATGCGGGGACCCTACATCGCGTCGTCGCCGCATCCGGTCTCGCAAAGAGACTTCATGCGCGCATTGCGTCGCGCAGTCGGCATGCCGCTTGGATTGCCTGCTTATGCGTGGATGGTGAGACTGGGTGCGCCGTTGTTCATGCGCACCGATCCGGAGCTGGCACTCTACGGCCGATACGTCGTCTCGACACGTTTGCCAGAGGAAGGCTTTGCCTTTCGATTCCCCGATCTAAAAGCAGCGCTGGCCGACCTGCTCGAACGCTCTCGGTAGCCGGGATGACTTCGAATACGTCGGCAGTACAGAATGCGGAATGGACCGGCGGGGGGAACCGAGTCAGAACTTGACTCCCAGCATGTTAGACGTGTCGTTCTTGATCGCGGGCACCATGAATCACAGCCACGATGCGAACGCCGTCAGCGAGAATCATTCTCGGCGGCAGTCTCGCGAGCCATTTGCCGCAATGCGTCCCAGAATTCCGGTGTGACGGGCTTCAGCCGACCCGCGTGCGCCGATTCAATCCCACGCTCTACTGTCTCCAGGTGATCGTCTGGTACAAAATGGCTCGGTTCGGTCTTTTCGGGCAGGGCCTCGACGGCAGCCTCCAGAGCCGCTTCCTTGGACGGATACAGACCGCCGGCAACGATCTGGTCCAGGTACTGCTCAGATTGTGGTGAAAGTTCATGATGCATAGTGTGTCACACTAGCACGAAACGTGGCCGCGAGACAATGAAAACGGCAACAATCGGGCCACCGGGCCACTGCCCTTGCAGTCCTCTGGGCAACTACCCTGTCTCGAGCACCAAGCGCACGTCGTCGCGGCTGACGTTTCCCACCAGTTCCACGTGCCCCATGCGTGTGGGGAGCACGAAGCGGAGACGGCCGTGCTCGACCTTCTTGTCGTGCGACATGGAGGCCAGCAGCTCGTCGACGTCCACCTCGGGCACTTCGATGGGCAAGCCGAGCGCGGTGAGCAGTTTCATCTGCCGGCTCGTCATATCGGCGGGAATGCGTCCCAGCCGCTCCGCCAGACGCGAAGCGCACACCATGCCGATCGAGACCGCCTCACCGTGCAGGTATTGCCCATAGCCAGTCACCGCCTCGAAGGCGTGACAGAACGTGTGCCCGTAATTGAGCACGGCGCGGAGTCCCGTCTCCTCGCGCTCGTCCTGGCGCACGACGTCGGCCTTCAACTCGCAGCTCCGCGCGATGATGTGCCGCAGCACCGCTGGATCGCGCGCGAGGATGCCGCGCACGTTTGCTTCGAGATAAGCAAAGAAATCGGCATCGAGAATCACACCGTACTTCACCACTTCGG
Proteins encoded in this region:
- the gspG gene encoding type II secretion system major pseudopilin GspG, giving the protein MSRRTRRPVARQGFTLMELLLVMAILVILLGLVAPRFMGTQKKANINAAKSQIGLFKSPLEMFALDMNGYPTTEQGLVALHEEPAEMENPEQWKGPYLDSSIPQDPWGHDYQYAYPPTHNTSDFPDIWSMGPDGEDGTEDDIGNWNPEANGTQTASR
- a CDS encoding type II secretion system F family protein, producing MPDFAYTARNAQGQEVAGTISAATQREALVLLGDRALFPLRLVQEKTSRLAALQKPKKVKQQALAATLAQMADLMKSGVPLMRSLEILARQSSNPLLTEVMGDVRTQVSEGSTLDAAFARHPQVFNELTVSMVRAGGEGGFLEDVLQRTADFIEQQEELKSRVVGALTYPALLAIAGSSAVTVLIVFFVPKFAELFARLEERGELPFMTTALLGTSDFIGRYGLLLVALAIGVVLWIRQQLKTEKGRLVRDRLKIKVPVAGPIFLNLAVSRFCRVLGTLLHNGVPILKSLEISSDSTGNRVMAQAIQQAGENISSGQTLAGPLASCGLFPQTVVEMISVAEESNNLENVLVNIADGLDRRTSRQLDLMVRLIEPAMLLVMASVILCVVIALLLPVFQMSATIG
- the gspE gene encoding type II secretion system ATPase GspE, giving the protein MDAGQLLVEKGLLDAQQLEVARSHAGDGARLDQLAVQMGFAREEEVLRVLADGLGLEFIDLSNFEVDRTLLASLPAKLIHRHAVFPLSQTNGSLVVATSDPFDLYALDAVAAATGLSVTPVLSVSDEIGKLIKANFGVGSETIDNLIAQRQDQSSTVEVLDELELDGSEAAEMAQEASVVRLVNEILVEAIESRTSDIHIEAHATGMKIRYRIDGVLQPQPTPPEINQFQAAIVSRLKIMAHMNIAEKRLPQDGRIKLKVAGREVDVRVSIIPMLHGEGIVMRVLDKDKMKFDLRGIGMDEDIYADFQRLITLPHGILLVTGPTGSGKTTTLYSALNEIKSEDTKIITTEDPVEYQLPGISQIQVHAKIGLTFAAALRSILRHDPDVVLVGEIRDVETAEIAVQASLTGHMVFSTLHTNDAAGAFMRLCDIGVEPFLVASTVEGVMAQRLVRTLCPACREAFSPTEDDVPADFPLEECLASDAPIYRAAGCRECRGTGYRGRAGLYELLVANEEIRNLATERASSFRVKQAAMAAGMRTLRQDGWRKVLWGRTTVEEVMRVSKAD
- a CDS encoding DUF1731 domain-containing protein, producing the protein MKSPGRVVVAGGSGFLGVSLAKHLADLGWSVVVLSRHRPNITGPWRHVSWDARHLGDWVQQLEGASGLVNLVGRSVDCIKTPDHQDEILRSRVEATHVLGRAVRAIENAPPVWVQMSTAHLYGDPPQMTCSEDSPFGYGFAPTIGQAWETTFAESVLPTQRAVILRTSFVIGRDRGAGGGALSRLLTLVRCGLGGKVGSGTQGMSWIHETDLNRLFERALTDRSMRGPYIASSPHPVSQRDFMRALRRAVGMPLGLPAYAWMVRLGAPLFMRTDPELALYGRYVVSTRLPEEGFAFRFPDLKAALADLLERSR